DNA from Bradyrhizobium japonicum USDA 6:
ATCGACAACAACTGCCAGGGCATTCTGGGCTATGTCGTGCGCTGGATCGACCAGGGCGTCGGCTGCTCCAAGGTGCCCGATATCCACGATGTCGGCCTGATGGAAGACCGCGCCACCTTGCGCATCTCCAGCCAGCATCTCGCCAACTGGCTGCACCAGGGCGTGATCACCGAGGCGCAGGTGATGGAATCGCTCAAGCGCATGGCCGTCGTGGTCGACAAGCAGAACGCCGGCGATGCGATCTACAAGCCGATGGCGCCCGCCTTCGACGGTGTCGCGTTCAAGGCGGCCTGCGACCTGATCTTCAAGGGACGCGAACAGCCGAACGGCTACACCGAGTACATCCTCACTGCCCGCCGCCGCGAGGCCAAGGCTGTGGGCTAAAGCCCGATCATTCAAACACCAAAGCCCCGGCTCGCGCCGGGGCTTTTTGTTTTCGGGCCGTAGCCCGGATGGAGCGAAGCGCAATCCGGCGTTGCTTGGGGCAGGCCCCCGGATTTCGCTGCGCTTCATCCGGGCTACGCGTCCCACCCCGCTAAAACACCGTCAGATATTTCAGCAGCGACACCACGCCGATGATGATGACGACCACACGCGCGATCTGCTTGGCGCGACCGTCCATGGGCAGCATGTTGATGAGATAGAGCACGAGAATGACGACGAGAAAGGTGACGAGTACGCCGACCAGCATCGCAGGGACCCCCTTCAGGCAAATTGTCTGACGGTGTTCTAACGCCCATCTCCCGCGCAGGTTCCATTACGGCAACTCACTGCAACTTCTAGTAAATACGTACTTCTACGATCAGGCGGCCTGCCTAAAACTTTACCCTTTTCGTTTCAGATGCAGAAACCGTTTGGGTCATGCGCCGCAGACGGCATGCGATTGCCGATCTGCGTGCCCCTCCGTTTTCGATGTTGCCGGGGCGTCTCGACGAACTTTGCAATGGAAATTTAGGGGGGCTTCGATGCTGAATCGTCTGACCGTGTCCGCGCTGCTGAAGGCGGTGATCGCCATCACGTCGGTCTGTGTGGTGATTGCGCTCTCGCTCACCGCCTACGCCTCCTGGGACCGCCTCAAGACCGCCAACCGCATCTCGCAGATTGCCGACGCCTCCGCCGATCTGTTCAAGGCGATGCACAATCTGCGCACCGACCGCTCGACCACGTCGCGGCTGCTGAACGCGACCGAGCCGATGGATTCCGAGATCGAGAGATACCTGCGCGCGCTGCGTGATGCGCAGATGCCGGCAATGGCCCGCGCGCTCGAGCTGCTGCCGAGCATCGACTTCCCGCAATCCGGCTCGCTGATTCCGGAACTCGCGCGCCTCAACAAACTCCTGATCGAAGAGCAGAAGCAGTTCTGGGAGGACGTGGCCAAGCCCAAGGATCAGCGCCGCGCCGGCCTGACCAAGGAATACATGGAGACGACGCAGGGCCTGCTCGATACGCTCGACAAGCTGTCGAACACGCTGGCTGCCACCGTCAACCATCAGGACGCCGTGATCGACCAGCTGCTGTCGGTCAAGCAGAATGCCTGGCTGTTGCGCAACACCGCAGGCGAGGCCTCACTGATCGTCTCGACCGGGCTTGCGGCCGGCAAGATCACGCCGGAGGGCCGCTACAACTATACCCAATTTGTCGGCGGTACGGCCGCGATGTGGAAAGCGCTGGAATTGTCGACCTCGGGCATGCAATTGCCGCCCGCGCTCGCATCCGCCATGACGGCGGCCAAGACCGCTTACTTCGAGCCGCAATATCTCACCTTGCGCGACCGTCTCGCGGACACGCTCGCCAAGGGCGAAAAGGCCGAGATGACCGCCAACCAGTGGAGCCCGCTCACGGTCGGCCGCATGGCCAGCGCGGTCGCGGTGGCGGAAGCCGCCCTCGACGCCGCCCGGGCCTATACGCTGGATCAGCGCGGCGCAGCGCAGCGCGCGCTGATCGTGCAGCTCACATTGCTGGCGCTCGCCATTGGCCTCGCCGCCGGCGCGGTCACGCTGGTCAGCCGCCGCGTCATCCATCCCCTCAACACCATCCGCGACGCCATGCTCAAGGTCGCCGGCGGCGACCTCGCCGTCGACACCGGCTATCTCGACCGCCAGGACGAGATCGGCGCGCTTGCCGGCGCGCTGGAAACCTTCAAGAAGCAGGCGACCGAGAAGCTCAAGATCGAGGCGCAGGAGCGCGAGCGCAATGTCGGCGCGGCCGCGCGCCAGCGCGCGGTCGAGACCTATGTCGGCGAGTTCGAGGGGGCGGTGCGCAAGACGCTGGGCGAACTGAGCGAAGCGTCCGGCGAGATGCGCAAGACCTCGGGCGACCTGTCCGCCGTGTCGCGCCAGACCAACGACCGCGTCCAGGTCGCCGGCAAGGCCTCCAACGATGCCTCCATGAGCGTCGACAGCGTCGCCGCCGCGGCCGAGGAGCTCTCCGCCTCGATCAACGACATCAGCCAGCAGGCGGCGCACGCCGCAGGCATTGCCAGCCGCGCCGTCAACCAGGCCCGCGAAACCGACGGCACGGTGCAAGGGCTGGCGCAGTCCGCAGGACGCATCGGCGAGGTCGTCGGCCTGATCAACACCATCGCGGCGCAGACCAACCTGCTCGCGCTCAACGCCACGATCGAGGCCGCACGTGCGGGCGAAGCCGGGCGCGGTTTCGCGGTCGTCGCCTCCGAGGTGAAATCGCTGGCCAGCCAGACCGCAAAAGCCACCGAGGAAATCTCCGGGCAGATCGCCGACATCCAGAGGGTGGCGAGCGACGCCATCAACGCGATCCAGACCATCGGCGGCATCATCGGCGAGGTCAACGAGGTCGCCACCGCGATCGCCGCCGCCGTGCAGGAACAGGGCGCGGCGACCCAGGAGATCACGCGCAGCACGCAATTTGCGGCGCAGGGCACCAGGAACGTGTCGGACAACATCACCGGCGTGAAGGCCGACGCGGA
Protein-coding regions in this window:
- a CDS encoding Thivi_2564 family membrane protein, producing the protein MLVGVLVTFLVVILVLYLINMLPMDGRAKQIARVVVIIIGVVSLLKYLTVF
- a CDS encoding methyl-accepting chemotaxis protein, giving the protein MLNRLTVSALLKAVIAITSVCVVIALSLTAYASWDRLKTANRISQIADASADLFKAMHNLRTDRSTTSRLLNATEPMDSEIERYLRALRDAQMPAMARALELLPSIDFPQSGSLIPELARLNKLLIEEQKQFWEDVAKPKDQRRAGLTKEYMETTQGLLDTLDKLSNTLAATVNHQDAVIDQLLSVKQNAWLLRNTAGEASLIVSTGLAAGKITPEGRYNYTQFVGGTAAMWKALELSTSGMQLPPALASAMTAAKTAYFEPQYLTLRDRLADTLAKGEKAEMTANQWSPLTVGRMASAVAVAEAALDAARAYTLDQRGAAQRALIVQLTLLALAIGLAAGAVTLVSRRVIHPLNTIRDAMLKVAGGDLAVDTGYLDRQDEIGALAGALETFKKQATEKLKIEAQERERNVGAAARQRAVETYVGEFEGAVRKTLGELSEASGEMRKTSGDLSAVSRQTNDRVQVAGKASNDASMSVDSVAAAAEELSASINDISQQAAHAAGIASRAVNQARETDGTVQGLAQSAGRIGEVVGLINTIAAQTNLLALNATIEAARAGEAGRGFAVVASEVKSLASQTAKATEEISGQIADIQRVASDAINAIQTIGGIIGEVNEVATAIAAAVQEQGAATQEITRSTQFAAQGTRNVSDNITGVKADADAAAGAADNVKQASETLETQSRQLGQQVSDFLGKIRAA